The sequence below is a genomic window from Gammaproteobacteria bacterium.
GGCCAGCTCAGAGGAGGTGGTTTGCAGTTCAGCGCTGGCTTCGCAGGCGCGGCCTTTGATGGTGCGCAGTTTGGCGGCGTACATTTCCATGGTGGTGCGAATTTGGCCGATTTCGTCACAACTGCCACCGATGACCAGATTGGTGATGGGGTTGTGGTATACCTCTTCGCATTCTTTGGCCAGTTGCCGCAGAGGCTTGGCTATCCAGTGGGTCAGAATAAAGGCCATGGCGATGGAAAACACCGCACCGCTCCAGGCGAGGTAGCCGGGAATCATGCCCAGGTCGGCCAGTTTGAAGCCCAACAGGGTGGGGGCCAGGCAGCCGATGGTGGCAATTAAAATTTTGTCGGCGAAACCGATGCTTTTGAAGGTGCGTTTACCAACCTTGCCGGCATTGATCTTTTTGTAGAGAGCATCAGCGCGGTGAACAATGGCGCGACTAGGTTTGTAGCGGACGGATTGGTAGCCGGACAGTTTGCCGTTTTCCATAACCGGTGAAACGAAAGCCTCAACCCAGTAGTGGTCACCATTTTTTGCGCGGTTGTTAACGATGCCCAGCCATGAACGATCGGATTTGAGCGTGGACCATAAATCTTCGAATGCAGCGGCAGGCATGTCGGGATGGCGCACCAGGTTATGGGCCTGGCCGACAGCCTCCTCCTTGCTGAAGCCGCTGATGTCGGTGAAATCCTGGTTGATGTAAGTTATCGTGCCGTGTGGGTCTGTGGTGGACACGATGATTTTATAGTCGGGATAGTCGTTCTCCCGGCCAGTGACAGGTTGATTGACCTTCACGCAGATATCCTCATCTTATCGATCATGCTTTACAACTAGCTGCATGTCGGCAAAATGAGAATCATCCTTGAATTTTGTGGATTAAAAAACAACCATCTATGGTTAGGTTTTTTCACTTTCGTCGTGGTCGTGCTGGCCATGAATCAATTCTGCCATCTCCAGCAGGGCGCGTTCGACCCGGAAGTTGATGCTGCCTTCGGTAAAGTTGCCTTGTTCGTCCAGGGTACCAGCGGGCAGGCCGAAGAGCAGTTCCATGGCTTGATCGAGATGGTCAATGGCATGGATGTGGAATTTCCCCTGGCGTACGGCATCGACCACGTCCATGCGCAGCATGAGGTTGCTGACGTTGGCGGTGGGGATGATGACGCCCTGCTGACCGGTCAGGCCACGCGCCTGGCAGATGTCGAAGAAGCCTTCGATTTTTTCGTTGACGCCGCCAATGGCCTGGCTGTTACCGTGCTGGTCAATGGAGCCGGTGATGGCCAGTTGTTGATCGATGGGTAACTTGGTGATGGCAGACAGCAGCGCGCACAGTTCGGCCATGGAGGCACTGTCGCCGTCGACTTCGCCGTAGGACTGTTCGAACACCACGCTGGCTGAGAGCGACAGGGTGCGCTGGCGTGCGTAGCGGCTGCCCAGGTAGTGGCTCATGATCAGCACGCCCTTGGTGTGGATGTCGCCACCCAGTTCGGCTTCGTGTTCAATGTCGATGACTTTGTTTTCACCGGGGCGGGCCGTGGCGGTAATGCGTGAGGGATTGCCAAAGCTGGAATTGCCAAAAGTGATCACGGTCAGGCCGTTGACCTGGGCGATTTTGCTGCCAGTGGTGCTGATGACGGTGTCACCGCGCAAAATGGATTGCTGAAAACGGGTTTTGGCGCGGGCATGGCGGAACACGTTTTCGTCGATGGCGCGTTGCACATGGGCGCGACTGATGACCTTGGCGTTTTCCTGGCGGGCCCAGTAGTTGGCTTCGGCCAGCAGGTCGCTGAGTTCGCCCATATGGGTGGACAGGCGTTCATTGTCTTCGACTAGGCGTGAGGCGTGTTCGATGACGCGGGCAACGCCGTCGACTTCCAGTGGTTTGAGTTTGTGATGCTTGCACTGGCTGGCCAATAGGCTGGCCAGTTGTTTTTCGTTGAGCTGATTGCGCTCTACGTCATCTTCAAAGTCGGCATTGACCTTGAACAGGTTGGAGAAATCAGGGTCGTATTCGCTGAGCACGTAGTAGGTCATGCGATCGCCCAGCAGCACGACTTTGACATCCAGCGGCATGGGTTCAGGTTCCAGCGACATGGTGTGGGCAGCTTGCTCCATGTCGATGCGGATCTGGCGCGAGGCCAGGCAGCGTTTGAGCGCTTCCCAGGCTTGCGGCTGATTGGAGACCTTGTGCGCATCAAGCACCAAATAGCCGCCATTGGCCTGATGCAATGCACCGCTGCGGATCAGGCTGTAGTCGGTGTAGACCGAACCGGTTTCTGCCTGATATTCAATTTTGCCGATCAGGTTGTCGTGAGTGGGGTTGACCTCGTACACCAACGGCACGGGCGCGTGGCGTTCGTGTTCGACGATGACGTTGACCAGATAACGGCGCAGGAAGGCATCTTCGTGCAGCTTGGCAGGGGTTTTTACCACGGGCGCTTCCGGGTCGCGGAAGGCTTCGCTGTTCTCGATGATGTCTTCTTCGATTTTGTTCAACTGCTCAACGATGGTCTGGTAGTCCTGGTATTTGGCGCGCATTTCGTCAAACAGGTAGCGAATGGCGTTGAATGTCAGACTTTCGTTAATTCCGCGCACTTTTTCGCGGGCTTCACGCTGCCAGCGGGGAATTTGTTCCATCAGTGTTTGCAGCGCATCGCCGAGTTCGTCGATGCGTTGGGCGATGTGAATGCGCTGGGTTTCGGGTAATGAATCGTAGGTGGCCTGATCAAGAATTTTGTTGTTCACCAAGGGTACGAAATCGTAGCCGCGCGGTGTGCGGATCAGGTCGATTTGATCTTTTTGCGCTTCCTGGCGCAATTCGCTGAGTGCGCCGTCGCGCTGTGAAATCAGTTCTTGTTCGATTTCGCTGATTTGTTCCTGGTACATTTCGTCTTCGAACGCGCCGGGGATGCTGTCCAGCAGTTCGAGTACGCATTTTTCCAGATCGAGTTTGAGCGAATGACCTAGGCCCGCAGGCAGTTTAAGCAGGCGCGGTTCGCTGGGTTTGGCAAAATTATGCAGATAGCACCAGTCGTAAACAGCGCGATTGTCCACGGCTTGTTGCTGTTTCAGCATTTGGCGCACGAAGGTGTGTTTGCCGGCGTTGCTGGGACCGGAAACATACAGGTTGAACCCCTTGTGCGGCATACCTACACCGAACTCGATAGCGCGGCTGGCACGCTCCTGACCGATGGCGTCGAGTGGTTGAATGTCGTCGGTGGTGGCAAATCCCAGCGTGGCGGGGTCGCAGTGGCGGTACAGTTGTTCGGGAGCCAGGGCAGTATGCTTCATTGTCATGCTTAACTAGTGATAAAGACGACG
It includes:
- a CDS encoding methyl-accepting chemotaxis protein, with translation MKVNQPVTGRENDYPDYKIIVSTTDPHGTITYINQDFTDISGFSKEEAVGQAHNLVRHPDMPAAAFEDLWSTLKSDRSWLGIVNNRAKNGDHYWVEAFVSPVMENGKLSGYQSVRYKPSRAIVHRADALYKKINAGKVGKRTFKSIGFADKILIATIGCLAPTLLGFKLADLGMIPGYLAWSGAVFSIAMAFILTHWIAKPLRQLAKECEEVYHNPITNLVIGGSCDEIGQIRTTMEMYAAKLRTIKGRACEASAELQTTSSELASATEETNQSLNHQRGEIDRLAAAIEEMSASISEVAQNTNAAANSARNAREATDNIHDVASNTLQGIHQLQSEVGQVAGVINSLAEESNNIGHVLDVIRGIADQTNLLALNAAIEAARAGEAGRGFAVVADEVRSLATRTTESTEEINRMIESLQKKAHSAVNAMAGAEKRATDGVTQVNTTAELLNNIAKSVNTISDMSIQIAAASEEQSATSKEISENINAISREVENAAAQAEQTSVSSRSLNRMAINLQSVVRQIDL
- a CDS encoding AAA family ATPase yields the protein MKHTALAPEQLYRHCDPATLGFATTDDIQPLDAIGQERASRAIEFGVGMPHKGFNLYVSGPSNAGKHTFVRQMLKQQQAVDNRAVYDWCYLHNFAKPSEPRLLKLPAGLGHSLKLDLEKCVLELLDSIPGAFEDEMYQEQISEIEQELISQRDGALSELRQEAQKDQIDLIRTPRGYDFVPLVNNKILDQATYDSLPETQRIHIAQRIDELGDALQTLMEQIPRWQREAREKVRGINESLTFNAIRYLFDEMRAKYQDYQTIVEQLNKIEEDIIENSEAFRDPEAPVVKTPAKLHEDAFLRRYLVNVIVEHERHAPVPLVYEVNPTHDNLIGKIEYQAETGSVYTDYSLIRSGALHQANGGYLVLDAHKVSNQPQAWEALKRCLASRQIRIDMEQAAHTMSLEPEPMPLDVKVVLLGDRMTYYVLSEYDPDFSNLFKVNADFEDDVERNQLNEKQLASLLASQCKHHKLKPLEVDGVARVIEHASRLVEDNERLSTHMGELSDLLAEANYWARQENAKVISRAHVQRAIDENVFRHARAKTRFQQSILRGDTVISTTGSKIAQVNGLTVITFGNSSFGNPSRITATARPGENKVIDIEHEAELGGDIHTKGVLIMSHYLGSRYARQRTLSLSASVVFEQSYGEVDGDSASMAELCALLSAITKLPIDQQLAITGSIDQHGNSQAIGGVNEKIEGFFDICQARGLTGQQGVIIPTANVSNLMLRMDVVDAVRQGKFHIHAIDHLDQAMELLFGLPAGTLDEQGNFTEGSINFRVERALLEMAELIHGQHDHDESEKT